AAGCGATCTTACATACGACAATGCAGCAGTGGTTCAAAGATACATCGAGAATCCCTTTCTGATCGGAGGTTACAAATTCGATCTACGACTATACGTGTGCGTACCCTCTTATCGGCCTTTGACGATATACTTGTATAAGGAAGGATTGGCGCGTTTCGCTACAGAAAAATTTTCGTTAGAACATTTGAACGATCCTTTCCGGCATCTCACTAActtttcgttaaacaaattggGTCCAGGATACTCTGAGAAGAAGGAACGCGTTGGTTCTGGTATAAAATCACCGTCGCTAATTTAAAGTTTCTTCAATTGTACCATAGATGGTAGAATTCGAACATTCGCAGGTTGCAAATGGACTTTTAGACAATTGAGAAGATACTTCGAACAAGCTGGATATTACGATTGGTTTCTTTGGCAGAGAATAGCCTGTTTAGTCAGTTTAACTATATTGAGCCAAGCCGCGAGCATACCGAAATCTTCCAATTGCTTCGAGTTTTTCGGATTTGACGTATTAATCGACAAAAATTTAAAACCATGGTTACTAGAGGTTAAGAGATATCTCATTCGCTTGAATTATTCatgaaaattattgttaattattcgataatcgACATTTAAACAGGTCAATCTAAGCCCAGCTTTAAGTAATGACTGCGAAATCGACTCTGAAGTGAAGAAACCTCTGCTGCATGACCTATTCGATTTACTAGGTCTTCCAGTATGCAACACTGGTCTCTCGCTTTTTACGATATGGTCAACAAACCCGATTGACGATGAGGTTGAAGTGTCTTCCAAGTTTTGTACAAATCGAACCgtgaaaaagaaatcgaaaactTATCGGGAAACTGATGGTTTTCTAAATATATGCACGGAACTTCGACCTACCGTATGTATCTAAAATAAAGTAGCTATAGACAAATATTGAATTCTTTGTTCTAGAAATGCTACATTCTATATCCATTTTAATTATTAGCTTAAACAATCAACTATCAACAATTCTACAAATTTATGGTCTCGTTACAATCCCTTGTTAGTGGATAAGTATATTCCACGCGGTTTTCAGGGTAATAACCCAGAAAGCAACAATAAAACATCGATATGGGATAATGGTAAAGATTGGAGTACGCCATGCGCGAGAGAAGGAGGCTGGATTCGCATTTATCCGTTGACACGAATCAAATCAGAGAATCCCATTAATTATGTATCATCTTTATCGGAAACTACACGAATTGCAGAAAGGGAAACCAGAAATATCGTACTTTCTATACAAaagtaataatttcaataaatttttccaa
The Bombus terrestris chromosome 10, iyBomTerr1.2, whole genome shotgun sequence genome window above contains:
- the LOC100642968 gene encoding probable tubulin polyglutamylase TTLL2 isoform X2, giving the protein MAVKYLDGPFVFRLNDNGTGPHLLIQVCTERGWREYTGENNVFKDRWNLWWRSGGFPLPHYKLLLPWQFINRIPKGSSICRKDNLIRHLRCMKKMHGSIYDFSPVGYNLPSEYTKLAEECSRCEHDRVWICKPVGQSQGKGIFLFRKLSDLTYDNAAVVQRYIENPFLIGGYKFDLRLYVCVPSYRPLTIYLYKEGLARFATEKFSLEHLNDPFRHLTNFSLNKLGPGYSEKKERVGSGCKWTFRQLRRYFEQAGYYDWFLWQRIACLVSLTILSQAASIPKSSNCFEFFGFDVLIDKNLKPWLLEVNLSPALSNDCEIDSEVKKPLLHDLFDLLGLPVCNTGLSLFTIWSTNPIDDEVEVSSKFCTNRTVKKKSKTYRETDGFLNICTELRPTGNNPESNNKTSIWDNGKDWSTPCAREGGWIRIYPLTRIKSENPINYVSSLSETTRIAERETRNIVLSIQKYLKAAKEVHKKNEKYRDEQYNATLRKMVELNTEIWLPSK
- the LOC100642968 gene encoding probable tubulin polyglutamylase TTLL2 isoform X1, translated to MAVKYLDGPFVFRLNDNGTGPHLLIQVCTERGWREYTGENNVFKDRWNLWWRSGGFPLPHYKLLLPWQFINRIPKGSSICRKDNLIRHLRCMKKMHGSIYDFSPVGYNLPSEYTKLAEECSRCEHDRVWICKPVGQSQGKGIFLFRKLSDLTYDNAAVVQRYIENPFLIGGYKFDLRLYVCVPSYRPLTIYLYKEGLARFATEKFSLEHLNDPFRHLTNFSLNKLGPGYSEKKERVGSGCKWTFRQLRRYFEQAGYYDWFLWQRIACLVSLTILSQAASIPKSSNCFEFFGFDVLIDKNLKPWLLEVNLSPALSNDCEIDSEVKKPLLHDLFDLLGLPVCNTGLSLFTIWSTNPIDDEVEVSSKFCTNRTVKKKSKTYRETDGFLNICTELRPTLKQSTINNSTNLWSRYNPLLVDKYIPRGFQGNNPESNNKTSIWDNGKDWSTPCAREGGWIRIYPLTRIKSENPINYVSSLSETTRIAERETRNIVLSIQKYLKAAKEVHKKNEKYRDEQYNATLRKMVELNTEIWLPSK